GGGGGTCGCCCCTACGAAATTTTACAAACTGAACCACTACCAGAAAATTGCGACTATTGACATGCTCAACGGGACGACTAAGGTGAACTCGGCTAGCGGTTGGAATAGTTCTCAAGGAGGTCCTCGTGAAAAGTAGAACTCTCTTGCTGGTTTTCTTTCTTTGTGCCCGCGCCGGTCTTCTCGGGGCCGGGCAAGAAGAACCGTCCGTCGAGATGACCGTCAAAAACCTCATGTTGGACCCTTTCACCCAGTCGCCGGTCGTCCTTCTGGAGAGCGCCAAAGAGAAAAAGTCGTTGCCGATCTGGATCGGCGCCGAAGAGGCGACCTCGATCGCGCTGGAGATCAAGAAAGTTGCCATGCCGCGGCCCAACACCCACGACCTCATCCGCAATATTCTCCGGGGCGTCGGCGGAACGATCCAGCGGATCACCATCACCGACTTGCGCAACGACGTTTACTACGCGACCATCGCGCTCAGGCTCAAGGGCCAGGAATACCAGATCGATTCGCGGCCGAGCGACGCGATCGCCGTCGCGCTCAGA
This DNA window, taken from Candidatus Binatia bacterium, encodes the following:
- a CDS encoding bifunctional nuclease domain-containing protein translates to MKSRTLLLVFFLCARAGLLGAGQEEPSVEMTVKNLMLDPFTQSPVVLLESAKEKKSLPIWIGAEEATSIALEIKKVAMPRPNTHDLIRNILRGVGGTIQRITITDLRNDVYYATIALRLKGQEYQIDSRPSDAIAVALRMKAPIYAAAKVLARAKPIGPLEKTQSEMQRTLGIQTQDLTPDLAGLFDLKTNGGILVADVELGGPASAAGLQRGDVILRVDEKSLQKTSELESFLQSAKKGAQLKIEVMRKGKSITVAVNLP